A genomic segment from Comamonas terrigena NBRC 13299 encodes:
- a CDS encoding extracellular solute-binding protein, translating into MRLWKFCLLLAGATAALPSWSAHAYALWGEPKYPSGFDHFAYVNPQAPKGGELRLVSNLRTSTFDKYNPFTIKGSAPAYLSSLMFDTLLLGSMDETSTGYGLLAEDVSVAADGLSATFRLRPQARFHNGKPVTAQDVKHSYDTLIGPYVSPGYKTLLAEVAGCEVLDARTVRFVFKVPNRELPLTVGGLPIFSRDWGLDEDGKPKPFDQVVMDTPIGSGAYRIGPVRFGKDITYVRDPQYWARDLPVRKGAANFDRISVKIYKDNTAKLEALKAGEFDLMRFFSAGDWARRVNGRKFTSGELVKGEFAHKLPTGFQSSVLNTRRPLLQDARVREALGLAVDFDWMSRQMFYGAYQRVNGIFGNTLCETHGSPTPAELALMEPWRKQLPAAAFGPMTVPPSTLPPSSLRDNLRRAKQLLADAGWTVQDGVLRNAKGQAMELEYLDSGDGGIRTVAPWQRNLEKLGIRLNFRAVDFALYQQRLQKFDFDITTIAYQGTNNPGQEFADLFGSAAADQEDSGNFPGVKSPAVDAFIKAMTSAKTQEQLLPACHALERAIAHGHYLIPQWSAGTHRMAYNAWRLAVPSVVPPYSSGEGWVMDTWWARSPAGKPAP; encoded by the coding sequence ATGCGCCTTTGGAAGTTTTGCCTGTTGCTTGCAGGAGCCACTGCGGCCCTGCCGTCTTGGTCCGCCCACGCCTATGCGTTATGGGGGGAGCCCAAGTACCCGTCCGGCTTTGACCACTTCGCCTATGTGAACCCGCAGGCCCCCAAGGGCGGGGAGCTGCGGCTGGTCAGCAATCTGCGCACTTCCACCTTCGACAAGTACAACCCGTTCACCATCAAGGGCTCGGCGCCGGCCTATCTGTCGTCGCTGATGTTCGACACCCTGCTGCTGGGCAGCATGGACGAGACGTCGACCGGCTACGGCCTGCTGGCCGAGGATGTGAGCGTGGCAGCGGACGGACTGTCGGCCACCTTCCGCCTGCGGCCGCAGGCGCGCTTTCACAATGGCAAACCGGTCACGGCCCAGGATGTGAAGCACAGCTACGACACGCTGATCGGTCCTTATGTGTCGCCTGGCTACAAGACGCTGCTGGCCGAGGTGGCAGGCTGCGAGGTGCTGGATGCGCGCACCGTGCGCTTTGTCTTCAAGGTGCCCAACCGCGAGCTGCCGCTGACCGTGGGCGGCCTGCCCATCTTCAGCCGCGACTGGGGCCTGGACGAGGACGGCAAGCCCAAACCTTTCGACCAGGTGGTGATGGACACCCCCATTGGCAGTGGCGCCTACCGGATCGGGCCGGTGCGCTTTGGCAAGGACATCACCTATGTGCGCGACCCGCAGTACTGGGCGCGCGACTTGCCGGTGCGCAAGGGTGCGGCCAATTTCGACCGCATCAGCGTCAAGATCTACAAGGACAACACGGCCAAGCTCGAAGCGCTGAAGGCCGGTGAGTTCGATCTGATGCGCTTTTTCAGCGCCGGCGACTGGGCGCGGCGGGTGAATGGGCGCAAGTTCACCAGCGGCGAGCTGGTCAAGGGCGAGTTCGCGCACAAGCTGCCCACGGGCTTTCAGAGTTCGGTGCTCAACACCCGTCGCCCGCTGCTGCAGGATGCGCGGGTGCGCGAGGCCCTGGGGCTGGCGGTGGACTTCGACTGGATGAGCCGACAGATGTTCTATGGTGCCTACCAGCGGGTCAACGGCATTTTTGGCAACACCTTGTGTGAAACCCATGGCAGCCCCACGCCGGCCGAGCTGGCGCTGATGGAGCCCTGGCGCAAGCAGCTGCCTGCAGCCGCCTTCGGGCCCATGACGGTGCCGCCCAGCACCTTGCCGCCCAGCAGCCTGCGTGACAATCTGCGCCGCGCCAAGCAACTGCTGGCGGATGCGGGCTGGACGGTGCAGGACGGCGTGCTGCGCAATGCCAAGGGCCAGGCCATGGAGCTGGAGTACCTGGACAGCGGCGATGGCGGCATCCGCACCGTGGCGCCCTGGCAGCGCAACCTGGAGAAACTGGGCATCCGCCTGAACTTCCGTGCGGTGGACTTCGCCCTCTACCAGCAGCGCCTGCAGAAGTTCGACTTTGACATCACCACCATTGCCTACCAGGGCACGAACAACCCGGGCCAGGAATTTGCGGACCTGTTCGGCAGCGCAGCGGCGGACCAGGAAGACTCTGGCAATTTCCCCGGGGTGAAGAGCCCGGCCGTGGATGCCTTCATCAAGGCCATGACCAGCGCCAAGACGCAGGAACAGCTGCTGCCCGCCTGCCATGCGCTGGAACGCGCCATTGCGCACGGTCACTACCTGATTCCGCAGTGGTCGGCCGGCACCCACCGCATGGCCTACAACGCCTGGCGCCTGGCGGTGCCCAGCGTGGTGCCGCCGTATTCCAGCGGCGAAGGCTGGGTGATGGACACCTGGTGGGCCCGGTCGCCCGCAGGCAAGCCGGCCCCCTGA
- a CDS encoding sensor domain-containing diguanylate cyclase, with protein MPPSPATSAPPLPRRRTLHGQFVQRLLWPLVLAFVLAAGTTATVNYHSEKAQHTALREQTLRIFARTLIKPLWDCDGATARGIVDTLAQQPLVQAVRLHDSCGDNVIASESALDTILPAQDPAHTNQLAMPLHHRDEQGRDHQVGHLSVQFTPFSMAQAAMQNLGQQLAVFAAMLVVVLLGAALVFRHLIGRPLARFRQAISDQRTVRSHAGPADAGEGLRNDELSDVVQAYDALLEELDSRFARQSTLAHCARSLLATAAGQQSPLPEVLAQVLRTTGADRIYLAENLQTTATTWQAQARVVAGAPWPDAAQALVPARWRSCFEERSGLLGTVEDLPEPERQQLIAAGVRSVAALPVWGQGQWFGYLCVQDLQQQRRWSDSERVFLHTVADMIGAFLESRQHTRTLDRAIVQLRDSERALQHRARHDPLTGLGNRVVLEEALGHALAHAQAGEDLHGYVLLLDLDGFKPVNDTHGHAAGDVLLQTVAQRLQACLRSTDTVTRLGGDEFVIVAQGKGPQFQLDQLLAKVTAAVEAPVDYLGQALQVGASIGAARFPEAGRSSAELLVRADQAMYAAKLAKRLPR; from the coding sequence ATGCCCCCTTCTCCCGCCACATCCGCGCCTCCGCTGCCCCGCCGCCGCACGCTGCACGGGCAGTTCGTGCAGCGGCTGCTGTGGCCGCTGGTGCTGGCCTTTGTGCTGGCCGCAGGCACCACGGCCACCGTCAACTACCACAGCGAAAAAGCGCAGCACACCGCACTGCGCGAACAGACCTTGCGCATTTTTGCGCGCACCCTGATCAAGCCGCTGTGGGACTGCGATGGCGCCACCGCACGCGGGATCGTGGACACCCTGGCCCAGCAGCCCCTGGTGCAGGCCGTGCGCCTGCACGACAGCTGCGGCGACAACGTCATCGCCTCCGAATCCGCCCTCGACACCATCCTCCCAGCCCAGGACCCCGCACACACCAACCAGTTGGCCATGCCGCTGCACCACCGCGACGAACAAGGGCGCGACCACCAGGTGGGCCACCTGAGCGTGCAGTTCACCCCTTTCTCCATGGCCCAGGCCGCCATGCAGAACCTGGGCCAACAACTGGCCGTGTTCGCCGCCATGCTGGTGGTGGTGCTGCTGGGGGCTGCCCTGGTGTTCCGCCACCTCATCGGCCGCCCGCTGGCACGCTTTCGCCAGGCCATCAGCGACCAGCGCACCGTGCGCAGCCACGCCGGCCCGGCGGATGCCGGGGAGGGGCTGCGCAACGACGAACTGTCCGACGTGGTCCAGGCCTATGACGCCCTGCTCGAAGAGTTGGACTCCCGTTTTGCCCGCCAGTCCACCCTGGCCCATTGCGCCCGCAGCCTGCTGGCCACCGCCGCCGGCCAGCAAAGTCCACTGCCCGAGGTGCTGGCCCAGGTGCTGCGCACCACCGGTGCGGACCGCATCTACCTGGCCGAGAACCTGCAGACCACCGCCACCACCTGGCAGGCCCAGGCCCGCGTGGTGGCCGGAGCCCCCTGGCCGGACGCAGCACAGGCCCTGGTGCCGGCCCGCTGGCGCAGCTGCTTTGAGGAACGCTCCGGGTTGCTGGGCACCGTAGAGGACCTGCCCGAGCCCGAACGCCAGCAGCTGATCGCCGCCGGGGTGCGCAGCGTGGCCGCCCTGCCGGTGTGGGGCCAGGGCCAGTGGTTCGGCTATCTGTGCGTGCAGGACCTGCAGCAGCAGCGCCGCTGGTCGGACAGCGAGCGGGTGTTTCTGCACACCGTGGCCGACATGATCGGCGCCTTCCTGGAAAGCCGGCAGCACACCCGCACCCTGGACCGCGCCATCGTGCAGTTGCGCGACAGCGAACGCGCGCTGCAGCACCGCGCCCGCCACGATCCGCTGACCGGGCTGGGCAACCGCGTGGTGCTGGAAGAAGCCCTGGGCCATGCGCTGGCACATGCCCAGGCCGGGGAAGACCTGCACGGCTATGTGCTGCTGCTGGACCTGGACGGTTTCAAACCCGTCAACGACACCCACGGCCACGCGGCCGGCGATGTGCTGCTGCAGACCGTCGCACAGCGGCTGCAGGCCTGCCTGCGCAGCACGGACACCGTGACCCGGCTGGGCGGGGATGAATTCGTCATCGTGGCCCAGGGCAAGGGTCCGCAATTCCAGCTGGACCAGTTGCTGGCCAAGGTGACGGCCGCCGTGGAAGCCCCGGTGGACTACCTGGGCCAGGCGCTGCAGGTGGGCGCCAGCATCGGTGCCGCGCGCTTTCCGGAAGCAGGCCGCAGCAGCGCCGAACTGCTGGTGCGTGCCGACCAGGCCATGTACGCTGCCAAACTGGCCAAGCGCCTGCCGCGCTGA
- a CDS encoding amino acid ABC transporter substrate-binding protein — MVWLLRIRSALRILALACGLGGPACQAAAPVFVVQNEPHLAHARALVRAALDAAGMQATFTDAPQGNERRNLYQISHGHTHIDMMPATPARLRLVEQGKLRMVPIPLDRGLLGWRINLLLASQRDKLAQVRTAADLAQFSMGQNVGWMDVEIYRAAGIPTKEIKHWSNGEFAEQMEAGFLDLFPLGLEETLNYFLPHFQKYYPQLTVDPYLLVRYPWFRFVWVAPGPDTEALYQALQTGFDRIVANGQFMRVWNQYRHPPDARFFRERTTIDIANPFYDQRLVPPRYRHLLFQP, encoded by the coding sequence ATGGTCTGGCTCCTCCGCATTCGATCCGCTCTGCGCATTCTGGCACTCGCCTGCGGGCTGGGTGGCCCGGCATGCCAGGCGGCTGCACCCGTTTTCGTGGTGCAGAACGAGCCCCACCTGGCCCATGCCCGCGCCCTGGTGCGCGCCGCGCTGGATGCCGCCGGCATGCAGGCCACCTTCACCGACGCCCCGCAGGGCAACGAACGCCGCAACCTCTACCAGATCAGCCACGGCCACACCCACATCGACATGATGCCCGCCACCCCGGCACGGCTGCGACTGGTGGAGCAAGGCAAGCTGCGCATGGTGCCCATCCCCTTGGACCGGGGGCTGCTGGGCTGGCGCATCAACCTGCTGCTGGCCTCGCAGCGCGACAAGCTGGCCCAGGTGCGCACGGCCGCCGACCTGGCGCAGTTCTCCATGGGGCAGAACGTGGGCTGGATGGATGTGGAGATCTACCGCGCGGCCGGCATCCCCACCAAGGAAATCAAGCACTGGAGCAACGGGGAATTCGCCGAACAGATGGAGGCAGGCTTTCTGGACCTGTTCCCGCTGGGCCTGGAAGAGACGCTGAACTACTTCCTGCCCCACTTCCAGAAGTACTACCCCCAACTCACCGTCGACCCCTACCTCCTGGTGCGCTACCCCTGGTTCCGCTTTGTCTGGGTGGCCCCGGGACCAGATACCGAGGCGCTGTACCAGGCGCTGCAGACCGGCTTTGACCGCATCGTGGCCAACGGCCAGTTCATGCGCGTATGGAACCAGTACCGCCACCCGCCCGACGCGCGCTTCTTCCGCGAGCGCACCACCATCGACATTGCCAACCCTTTCTACGACCAGCGTCTGGTGCCGCCGCGCTACCGCCATCTGCTGTTCCAGCCCTGA
- a CDS encoding microcin C ABC transporter permease YejB — MLAYILKRFLLMVPTLLGVLLLTFVVIQFVPGGPVEQYLAEAKAGIGGGGAEGGGMAYRGAQGVDPQRLEQIKALYGFDKPAHERFFQMLGQFARFDLGRSFFQNKDVWTLIAEKLPVSISLGLWTFFISYLVAVPLGVAKAVRAGSRFDLLTTLLILVGYAIPGFVLGVALLVIFGGQLQWFPLRGLTSANWDELSTLGKVADYLWHIALPVTAMVAGSFAVTAMLTKNAFLEEIRKQYVLTARAKGLSERQVLWKHVFRNALIPIITGFPAAFVGAFFTGSLLIETLFSLDGLGLLSYESVIRRDYPVVLGSLFFFTLIGLVTKLISDLCYVWVDPRVKFD; from the coding sequence ATGCTGGCCTATATCCTCAAACGCTTTCTGTTGATGGTGCCCACCTTGCTGGGTGTGTTGCTGCTGACTTTTGTGGTGATCCAGTTCGTTCCCGGCGGCCCGGTGGAGCAGTACCTGGCAGAGGCCAAGGCCGGTATCGGCGGGGGCGGTGCCGAAGGTGGGGGCATGGCCTACCGCGGGGCGCAGGGGGTGGACCCGCAGCGGCTGGAGCAGATCAAGGCCCTGTACGGCTTTGACAAGCCGGCGCACGAGCGCTTTTTCCAGATGCTGGGCCAGTTCGCACGGTTTGACCTGGGGCGCAGCTTTTTCCAGAACAAGGATGTTTGGACGCTGATTGCCGAAAAGCTGCCGGTCTCCATCAGCCTGGGGTTGTGGACGTTTTTCATCAGCTATCTGGTGGCCGTGCCGCTGGGCGTGGCCAAGGCGGTGCGCGCGGGCAGCCGCTTCGATCTGCTGACCACGCTGCTGATTCTGGTTGGCTATGCCATCCCCGGCTTTGTGCTGGGCGTGGCCTTGCTGGTGATTTTCGGGGGGCAGCTGCAGTGGTTCCCGCTGCGCGGGCTGACATCGGCCAACTGGGACGAGTTGAGCACCCTGGGCAAGGTGGCCGACTACCTGTGGCATATCGCACTGCCGGTGACGGCCATGGTGGCGGGCAGCTTTGCCGTCACGGCCATGCTGACCAAGAACGCATTTCTGGAAGAGATCCGCAAACAGTACGTGCTGACGGCCCGGGCCAAGGGCCTCTCGGAGCGGCAGGTGCTGTGGAAGCATGTGTTCCGCAACGCGCTGATTCCCATCATCACCGGCTTTCCGGCGGCGTTCGTGGGAGCGTTCTTCACGGGTTCGCTGCTGATCGAGACCCTGTTTTCGCTGGACGGGCTGGGCCTGCTCAGCTATGAGAGCGTGATCCGCCGCGACTACCCGGTGGTGCTGGGTTCGCTGTTCTTTTTCACGCTGATCGGTCTGGTGACCAAGCTGATCAGCGACCTGTGCTACGTGTGGGTGGACCCCCGCGTGAAATTCGATTGA
- a CDS encoding DUF2127 domain-containing protein codes for MPSPPTASPPAGLRHAVRGVAIFEALKGVTALVGLLGLLELLHHDLHHLALEWMGHIGLSPQQHYPALLMQAVDRVNATPVHTLVWLGGLYITVRWVEAWGLWQDRAWGEWLGVLSCSIYVPLEVQHLLHAPHWQGAAVLLINLALLAVLALRLRERRREPVRVEGP; via the coding sequence ATGCCCTCTCCCCCCACTGCTTCTCCCCCAGCCGGTCTGCGCCACGCCGTGCGCGGCGTGGCGATTTTCGAGGCCCTGAAAGGGGTGACCGCCTTGGTCGGCCTGCTGGGACTGCTGGAACTGTTGCACCACGATCTGCACCATCTGGCGCTGGAATGGATGGGGCATATCGGCCTGAGTCCCCAGCAGCACTACCCGGCCTTGCTGATGCAGGCGGTCGACCGCGTCAATGCCACACCCGTGCACACGCTGGTGTGGCTGGGTGGGCTGTACATCACCGTGCGCTGGGTTGAAGCCTGGGGCCTGTGGCAGGACCGGGCCTGGGGTGAATGGCTGGGCGTGCTGTCCTGCAGCATCTATGTGCCCCTGGAGGTGCAGCACCTGCTGCACGCCCCCCATTGGCAAGGCGCCGCGGTATTGCTCATCAATCTGGCGCTGCTGGCCGTGCTGGCGTTGCGCCTGCGCGAACGCCGCCGGGAGCCTGTGCGTGTGGAAGGGCCCTGA
- a CDS encoding ABC transporter permease, producing the protein MTVETARSPAARAWARFRRNRLGFWSLVLFVVLVVISLGAELVSNDKPLAVRYEGQMYWPLWHSYPEKVFGGDFDTATDYLDPFIQAQLSKGSNWAVFPPNPYGANTINYFAQSPNPAPPTTANWLGTDDRGRDMLAQLLYGFRVSVLFALALTATGVLLGVVTGAIQGFFGGKTDLVFQRFIEIWGSMPELYLLIIFSAVFAPSITLLLVLLSLFGWMGLSDYVRAEFLRNRQLDYVKAARALGVSNGQIIGRHILPNSMTPVVTFLPFRMSAAILALTSLDFLGLGVPPGTPSLGELLSQGKNNIDAWWISLSTFGVLVTTLLLLTFMGDALRDALDPRKAMETPAAPAAPAGAGKGGA; encoded by the coding sequence ATGACGGTGGAGACAGCGCGTTCGCCAGCCGCCCGCGCGTGGGCGCGGTTTCGGCGCAATCGCCTGGGCTTTTGGAGCCTGGTGCTGTTTGTGGTGCTGGTGGTCATCAGCCTGGGGGCGGAGCTGGTCAGCAACGACAAGCCGCTGGCCGTGCGCTATGAGGGGCAGATGTACTGGCCGCTGTGGCACAGCTATCCCGAAAAGGTGTTTGGTGGCGACTTTGACACCGCCACCGACTACCTGGACCCCTTCATCCAGGCGCAGCTGTCCAAGGGCAGCAACTGGGCGGTGTTTCCGCCCAACCCCTATGGCGCCAACACCATCAACTACTTTGCCCAGTCGCCCAACCCGGCGCCGCCCACCACGGCCAACTGGCTGGGCACGGACGACCGGGGCCGCGACATGCTGGCCCAGCTGCTGTACGGTTTTCGCGTCAGCGTGCTGTTTGCGCTGGCGCTGACAGCCACCGGCGTGCTGCTGGGCGTGGTGACCGGCGCCATCCAGGGCTTTTTCGGCGGCAAGACAGACTTGGTGTTCCAGCGCTTCATCGAAATCTGGGGCTCCATGCCTGAGCTCTACCTGCTGATCATCTTCTCTGCCGTGTTTGCGCCCAGCATCACCTTGCTGCTGGTGCTGCTCAGCCTGTTTGGCTGGATGGGGCTGTCCGACTATGTGCGGGCCGAGTTCCTGCGCAACCGCCAGCTGGATTATGTGAAGGCGGCGCGGGCGCTGGGGGTGTCCAACGGCCAGATCATCGGTCGCCACATCCTGCCCAACAGCATGACGCCGGTGGTCACCTTTCTGCCCTTTCGCATGAGTGCGGCCATTCTGGCGCTGACGTCGCTGGACTTTCTGGGCCTGGGGGTGCCGCCCGGCACCCCCAGCCTGGGCGAGCTGCTGAGCCAGGGCAAGAACAATATCGACGCCTGGTGGATTTCGCTGTCCACCTTTGGCGTGCTGGTTACCACGCTGCTGCTGCTGACCTTCATGGGGGATGCGCTGCGCGATGCGCTGGACCCGCGCAAGGCGATGGAAACACCGGCGGCACCTGCCGCCCCCGCCGGTGCGGGCAAGGGGGGCGCATGA